Proteins encoded in a region of the Mycobacterium branderi genome:
- a CDS encoding coniferyl-alcohol dehydrogenase, with the protein MIEQLWRYDDRRVVVTGCASGIGAYVVRQLAELGADVVGLDTRRPGFAIAEFHQVDLGDAASIDRAVDAVGTQIDALFNVAGVSSGIGDPLLVVAVDFLGLRHLTEALTPQMPAGSSVVSVSSLAAAGYHEHRQEVAGLLNTASMSEGIDWCRRHPEALAGGGYRLAKEAVILYTMTTAVALGARGIRINCTGPGVTETPILDQLRTAYGQGYLDDVPKPLGRVAEPHEQASVLVFLNSQAASYISGQVIWVDGGAVGAAIAAELEEGRASWPA; encoded by the coding sequence GTGATCGAGCAACTCTGGCGATACGACGACCGCCGCGTGGTGGTCACCGGCTGCGCGTCGGGCATCGGCGCGTACGTCGTGCGGCAACTCGCCGAGCTCGGTGCCGACGTCGTCGGATTGGACACGCGGCGACCAGGATTCGCGATCGCCGAGTTCCATCAGGTGGACCTCGGCGACGCCGCCTCCATCGACCGGGCCGTCGATGCGGTCGGCACACAGATCGACGCCCTGTTCAACGTCGCGGGCGTGTCCTCAGGGATCGGCGATCCGCTGCTCGTCGTCGCCGTCGACTTCCTTGGCCTGCGTCACCTCACGGAGGCGCTCACTCCCCAGATGCCAGCTGGGTCGTCGGTGGTCAGTGTGTCCTCGCTGGCAGCGGCCGGCTACCACGAGCATCGACAGGAGGTGGCCGGGCTGCTGAACACCGCAAGCATGTCCGAGGGAATCGACTGGTGCCGCCGCCATCCCGAGGCGCTGGCCGGCGGGGGCTACCGGTTGGCCAAAGAAGCGGTCATCCTCTACACCATGACAACTGCCGTCGCCCTCGGTGCCCGGGGTATCCGGATCAACTGCACCGGCCCGGGTGTCACCGAAACCCCGATACTCGACCAACTGCGCACCGCCTACGGCCAGGGCTACCTCGACGATGTGCCCAAGCCGCTGGGCAGAGTCGCGGAGCCCCATGAACAGGCCTCGGTGCTGGTGTTCCTGAACAGCCAAGCGGCCAGCTACATTTCGGGCCAGGTCATCTGGGTCGACGGCGGGGCAGTAGGTGCGGCGATCGCCGCCGAACTCGAGGAGGGACGGGCGTCGTGGCCGGCCTGA
- a CDS encoding cyclase family protein: protein MAGLSDFRRVAREVSNWGRWGDDDELGTLNFIDADKVAHAASLVKRGAVFPLGVDFGSAGPQGAFQFRHNPIHVMTVDGGDAATLAQYGPKWTRNSVAQEVSGYFGDGLLRFNDDMIIMPLQAATQWDALSHVYYEDQLYNGFPASSVTSFGAFHCGIDKVDGKGITSRGVLLDLVRHRGADTFLEHGNPITPEELDDVARSQQVAIGRGDIVLIRTGWWARFLATGNGGEPGAGLDWRCASWFHDHDVAAVAADNLMVEDPVSGVEGTFLPMHMLCLRDMGLMLGEYWDLTALAADCAADGVYEFQLVAPPLRVVGAVGSPVNPIAIK from the coding sequence GTGGCCGGCCTGAGTGATTTTCGCCGGGTTGCGCGCGAGGTCAGCAACTGGGGCCGCTGGGGCGACGACGACGAGCTGGGCACGTTGAACTTCATCGACGCGGACAAGGTCGCCCATGCCGCAAGCCTGGTCAAGCGCGGCGCAGTGTTCCCACTCGGCGTGGACTTCGGATCCGCCGGTCCGCAGGGGGCGTTTCAGTTCCGGCACAACCCGATCCATGTCATGACCGTCGACGGCGGCGACGCCGCCACCCTGGCGCAGTACGGGCCGAAATGGACGCGCAACTCGGTAGCGCAGGAAGTAAGCGGGTATTTCGGAGACGGCCTGCTGCGCTTCAACGACGACATGATCATCATGCCGCTGCAGGCGGCCACCCAATGGGATGCGCTGTCCCACGTGTACTACGAGGACCAGCTGTACAACGGCTTCCCGGCCAGTTCGGTCACCAGCTTCGGCGCCTTTCACTGCGGCATCGACAAAGTCGACGGCAAGGGCATCACGTCCCGCGGGGTGTTGCTCGACCTGGTTCGGCACCGCGGCGCAGACACCTTCCTCGAACACGGGAACCCGATCACTCCCGAAGAGCTCGACGACGTCGCTCGCTCCCAACAAGTGGCGATCGGCCGCGGAGACATCGTGCTGATCCGGACCGGTTGGTGGGCACGGTTTTTGGCCACCGGCAACGGCGGCGAGCCGGGCGCGGGTCTGGACTGGCGCTGCGCCTCCTGGTTCCACGACCACGACGTCGCCGCGGTGGCCGCCGACAACCTGATGGTCGAAGACCCCGTGTCCGGTGTCGAGGGAACGTTCTTGCCGATGCACATGCTGTGCCTGCGCGACATGGGCCTGATGCTCGGCGAGTACTGGGATCTGACCGCGCTGGCGGCGGATTGTGCGGCCGACGGGGTCTACGAATTTCAGCTCGTCGCACCGCCGTTGAGAGTCGTCGGTGCGGTCGGCTCGCCGGTCAATCCGATCGCGATCAAGTAG
- a CDS encoding NADPH-dependent FMN reductase, whose protein sequence is MTESVGPLVVGVGGTLRSNSSTERALRHCLEAARRQGGRTKLYCGEDIELPMYNPHDPARTDKAVELIGALRQADAVVVASPGYHGGISGLVKNALDYIEDMRDDSRVYLDNKPWGCISCAYGWQAAVGTLDQLRAIGHALRAWPTPLGVAINSADQIWDEAGGLADATVRAQLDLLASQVLTFTRSAPGTA, encoded by the coding sequence ATGACGGAATCTGTCGGTCCACTGGTCGTCGGTGTCGGCGGCACGCTGCGATCGAACTCCTCGACCGAGCGGGCCTTGCGGCACTGCCTGGAAGCTGCCCGGCGCCAAGGTGGACGCACCAAACTGTACTGCGGCGAGGACATCGAGCTGCCGATGTACAACCCGCACGATCCGGCCCGCACGGACAAAGCCGTCGAGCTGATCGGCGCACTGCGCCAGGCCGACGCCGTCGTCGTCGCGTCACCCGGATACCACGGCGGTATCTCCGGGCTGGTGAAAAACGCACTGGACTACATCGAGGACATGCGCGACGACTCCCGGGTCTACCTCGACAACAAGCCGTGGGGCTGCATCAGCTGCGCGTACGGGTGGCAGGCGGCCGTCGGTACGCTCGACCAACTCCGGGCGATCGGTCACGCGTTGCGCGCCTGGCCCACTCCGCTGGGCGTCGCGATCAACTCGGCGGACCAGATATGGGACGAGGCCGGCGGATTGGCGGACGCCACCGTGCGGGCCCAGCTCGACCTGCTGGCCTCACAGGTGCTGACGTTCACACGCTCGGCCCCGGGCACGGCATGA
- a CDS encoding alpha/beta fold hydrolase: MNPWRRKTTVVDGLVTSYLEAGAGEPVVLLHGGEFGASAEIGWEQTIPALAAHYHVLAPDMLGFGQSAKVVDFNDGRGMRIRHIARFCAEMDVSSAHFVGNSMGAINLLVDATSDAPLLPVRSIVTICGGGEIQRNQHTDALYDYDATVEGMRRIVGALFHDPAYPADDEYVRRRHESATAPGAWEAVAAARFRRPGATPPPAPSSNRAYERISVPVLVVEGDCDKLLPPGWAKEIADQIPDGRSAVVEEAGHCPQIEQPAIVNQLLLDFLRA; this comes from the coding sequence ATGAACCCCTGGCGGCGTAAAACAACCGTGGTCGACGGGCTGGTCACCAGCTATCTGGAAGCCGGCGCCGGCGAACCGGTGGTGTTGCTGCACGGCGGAGAATTCGGCGCTAGCGCCGAAATCGGTTGGGAGCAAACCATTCCCGCGCTCGCTGCGCATTACCATGTGCTCGCGCCGGACATGCTGGGCTTCGGTCAGTCGGCCAAAGTCGTCGACTTCAACGACGGCCGCGGGATGCGCATCCGCCACATCGCGCGGTTCTGCGCCGAGATGGACGTCTCGTCAGCGCATTTCGTCGGAAACTCGATGGGCGCCATCAACCTGCTCGTCGACGCCACCTCAGATGCGCCGCTGCTACCGGTGCGCAGCATCGTGACCATCTGCGGCGGCGGCGAGATCCAGCGCAACCAGCACACGGACGCGCTTTACGACTACGACGCCACCGTCGAGGGCATGCGCCGCATTGTGGGGGCGCTGTTTCACGATCCCGCCTATCCGGCCGACGATGAGTATGTGCGGCGGCGCCATGAATCGGCCACCGCACCCGGCGCCTGGGAGGCCGTCGCCGCCGCGCGGTTTCGCCGGCCCGGCGCAACTCCGCCGCCTGCGCCGTCGAGTAACCGGGCCTACGAGCGCATCTCGGTACCTGTGCTGGTCGTCGAGGGCGACTGCGACAAGCTGCTGCCGCCCGGCTGGGCCAAAGAGATCGCCGACCAAATCCCCGACGGCCGCTCGGCGGTGGTCGAGGAGGCCGGCCACTGTCCGCAGATCGAGCAACCGGCGATCGTCAACCAGCTGCTGCTGGACTTCCTCCGTGCGTGA
- a CDS encoding TA system VapC family ribonuclease toxin → MLSIDTNVLLYAQNQDCPEHDTAAAFLVECADRTDVAVCELVLLELYQLLRNPAVVTRPLDGPDAAEVCQAFRRNRRWALIENAPVMNDVWVLAATPGVARRRLFDARLALTLRHHGVDEFATRNVNDFKEFGFSRVWDPITHGGSPAAAG, encoded by the coding sequence GTGCTCTCGATCGATACCAATGTCCTGTTGTATGCCCAAAATCAGGATTGCCCCGAACACGACACTGCCGCCGCCTTTCTCGTCGAGTGCGCTGATCGCACCGACGTAGCGGTCTGTGAGCTCGTGCTTCTGGAGCTGTATCAATTGCTGCGGAACCCGGCGGTGGTGACGCGACCGCTCGATGGGCCCGATGCGGCCGAGGTCTGTCAGGCGTTCCGCCGCAACCGGCGATGGGCGCTCATCGAAAACGCCCCGGTGATGAACGACGTATGGGTGCTCGCGGCCACACCCGGAGTCGCTCGCCGGCGCCTATTCGATGCACGGCTGGCGCTGACCTTGCGCCACCATGGTGTCGACGAGTTCGCCACGCGAAACGTCAACGACTTCAAGGAGTTCGGCTTCTCGCGGGTGTGGGATCCGATCACGCACGGAGGAAGTCCAGCAGCAGCTGGTTGA
- a CDS encoding antitoxin produces MIRTQVQLPDGLYRDAKRIAHEHEMTLAEVVRRGLEHMVRIYPRRDEAGDVWQPPAPRRLGSFRVSDDAWRELANEA; encoded by the coding sequence ATGATTCGAACGCAGGTCCAGCTCCCCGATGGGCTTTACCGCGACGCCAAGCGGATCGCGCACGAGCACGAGATGACCCTCGCCGAGGTCGTTCGTCGCGGGCTTGAGCACATGGTGCGGATTTACCCGAGACGCGACGAGGCGGGCGATGTCTGGCAGCCGCCCGCGCCGCGTCGACTCGGTTCGTTTCGGGTTTCCGACGACGCGTGGCGCGAGCTCGCCAACGAGGCGTAA
- a CDS encoding MlaE family ABC transporter permease, with amino-acid sequence MCVLTGKALFRVPFHWRETIYQCWFIMRVALLPTIAVSIPLTVLIVFTLNTLLSAFGAADLSGAGAALGAVTQLGPLTTVLVVAGAGSTAICADLGARTIREEIDAMEVLGIDPIHRLVVPRVVAATFVATLLNGTVITIGLIGGFFFGVKLQNVSGGAYLATLTLVTGLPEVVIAMVKSAIFGVIAGLVGCYRGLTTKGGPKGVGIAVNETLVLCVLALFAVNVVLTTIGVRFGTGR; translated from the coding sequence ATGTGTGTGCTGACCGGTAAAGCGCTGTTCCGGGTGCCTTTCCATTGGCGCGAAACCATCTACCAGTGCTGGTTCATCATGCGGGTCGCGCTGTTGCCGACCATCGCGGTGTCGATCCCGCTGACAGTGCTGATCGTCTTCACGCTCAACACCCTGCTGTCGGCGTTCGGCGCCGCGGACCTGTCCGGCGCCGGGGCCGCGCTGGGCGCGGTCACCCAACTGGGACCGCTGACCACCGTGCTGGTGGTGGCCGGCGCCGGGTCGACGGCCATTTGCGCCGACCTGGGCGCCCGCACCATCCGCGAGGAGATCGACGCGATGGAGGTGCTCGGCATCGACCCGATCCACCGGCTGGTGGTGCCGCGGGTGGTCGCCGCGACGTTCGTCGCGACGCTGCTCAACGGCACGGTGATCACCATCGGACTGATCGGCGGCTTCTTTTTCGGCGTCAAGCTCCAAAACGTGTCGGGCGGCGCCTATCTCGCGACCCTGACGCTGGTCACCGGTCTGCCCGAAGTGGTCATCGCAATGGTCAAGTCGGCGATATTCGGGGTGATCGCCGGTTTGGTGGGCTGCTACCGCGGCCTGACCACCAAGGGCGGTCCCAAGGGCGTCGGCATCGCGGTCAACGAGACGCTGGTGTTGTGCGTGCTCGCGCTGTTCGCGGTCAACGTGGTGCTGACCACCATCGGTGTGCGGTTCGGGACGGGGCGCTGA
- a CDS encoding ABC transporter permease encodes MSTATVIRARYPRTVANVEHYVGGTTRAIREAGKMARFALAGSWSIGWALRRYRRETLRLIAQIGMGTGAMAVIGGTASIIGFTTLSGGSLIAIQGFASLGNIGVEAFTGFFAALANVRVVTAVVTGVALAATVGAGATAELGARRISEEIDALEVMGIKSIAFLVSTRLMAGLVVVVPLYAMALVMSFLSGQTVTTLFYGQSVGTYEHYFRTFLRTEDVFWSGAEVIVMAVIVMITHCYYGYTASGGPVGVGEAVGRSMRFSLVSTVIVVLLTSLALYGVDPNFNLTV; translated from the coding sequence ATGTCCACGGCCACCGTCATTCGCGCCCGCTACCCGCGCACGGTCGCCAATGTCGAGCACTATGTCGGAGGCACGACCCGGGCAATTCGTGAGGCCGGCAAAATGGCCCGGTTCGCGCTTGCCGGCAGTTGGTCGATCGGGTGGGCGCTGCGCCGCTACCGCCGGGAGACGCTGCGGCTGATCGCCCAGATCGGCATGGGCACCGGCGCGATGGCCGTCATCGGCGGCACCGCGTCGATCATCGGTTTCACCACACTGTCCGGCGGCTCGTTGATCGCCATCCAGGGTTTCGCGTCGCTGGGCAACATCGGCGTCGAGGCGTTCACCGGATTCTTCGCCGCACTGGCCAACGTCCGCGTTGTCACCGCCGTCGTCACCGGCGTCGCGCTGGCCGCGACCGTAGGTGCCGGCGCCACAGCCGAATTGGGCGCCAGGCGGATCAGCGAAGAGATCGACGCGCTGGAAGTGATGGGCATCAAGTCGATCGCATTTCTGGTGTCGACGCGTCTGATGGCCGGGCTGGTGGTGGTCGTCCCGTTGTATGCGATGGCGCTCGTGATGTCGTTCCTGTCCGGGCAGACTGTCACGACGCTGTTCTACGGACAGTCGGTGGGAACCTACGAGCACTACTTCCGGACGTTCCTGCGCACCGAAGACGTGTTCTGGTCGGGGGCCGAGGTCATCGTCATGGCGGTGATCGTGATGATCACCCACTGCTACTACGGGTACACCGCCAGCGGCGGTCCGGTCGGGGTGGGCGAGGCGGTCGGCCGATCGATGCGTTTCTCGCTGGTGTCGACCGTGATCGTTGTCCTGCTGACCTCGCTTGCGCTCTACGGCGTCGACCCGAACTTCAACCTCACGGTGTAG
- a CDS encoding MCE family protein: MTIPIKERKTRSWPDLVAGLGLLLACALVLSLTYWQFRGNFTPKTRLTMLAGRAGLVMDRGSKVTFNGVSIGRVAEISEVQHDGEPAAKFTLDVDPQYVQLIPSNVKAKIQATTVFGNKYVSFTSPQNPSPQRITPQHVINAISVTTEFNTLFETLTQIAEKVDPVKVNLTLSAAAQALSGLGERFGQSIVNGNAILDDVNPQMPTIRHDIAQLAALGDIYADNAPNLFDALNNAITTARTLNRQQADVDSALLAATGFANTAADTFEKARPYLQRLLADLVPTARLLDTYSPEILCTFRNFAKLVPKIGELESGNSYSARLGVSLNGAENPYVYPDNLPRVNARGGPGGSAGCWQPITRDLWPAPYLVMDTGNSIAPYNHFEISQPLATEYVWGRQYGENTINP, translated from the coding sequence ATGACGATTCCGATCAAGGAACGCAAGACGCGAAGCTGGCCGGACCTGGTGGCGGGCCTCGGGTTGTTGCTGGCATGCGCGCTGGTACTTTCGTTGACCTACTGGCAGTTTCGCGGCAATTTCACACCGAAGACGCGGCTGACGATGCTGGCCGGCCGGGCAGGACTGGTGATGGACCGCGGCTCCAAGGTCACCTTCAACGGCGTCAGCATCGGCAGGGTGGCCGAGATCTCCGAGGTTCAGCACGACGGCGAACCTGCCGCCAAGTTCACCCTCGACGTGGATCCGCAATACGTGCAACTGATTCCGTCCAACGTCAAGGCCAAGATCCAGGCGACGACCGTGTTCGGCAACAAATACGTGTCGTTCACCTCCCCGCAAAACCCGTCGCCGCAACGGATCACGCCGCAGCACGTGATCAACGCGATATCGGTGACCACCGAATTCAACACCTTGTTCGAGACGCTCACCCAGATCGCGGAGAAGGTCGATCCGGTCAAGGTGAACCTGACACTGAGTGCCGCCGCGCAGGCACTGAGCGGGCTGGGCGAGCGGTTCGGTCAGTCGATCGTCAACGGCAACGCGATCCTCGACGACGTCAACCCGCAGATGCCGACCATCCGCCACGACATCGCTCAGCTCGCGGCGCTCGGCGACATCTACGCCGACAACGCACCGAATCTCTTTGACGCGCTGAACAATGCGATCACCACCGCACGCACGCTCAACCGCCAGCAGGCCGACGTGGATTCGGCCCTGCTGGCGGCGACCGGATTCGCCAACACCGCGGCGGACACCTTCGAGAAGGCCCGGCCGTATCTGCAGCGCCTGCTCGCAGATCTAGTGCCCACTGCCCGCCTGCTCGACACCTACAGCCCCGAGATCCTCTGCACATTCCGCAACTTCGCCAAACTGGTCCCCAAAATCGGCGAGCTGGAAAGCGGCAACAGTTACTCTGCACGGCTTGGTGTTTCGCTCAACGGCGCGGAGAACCCGTATGTCTACCCGGACAACCTGCCGCGGGTGAACGCCCGGGGCGGACCCGGCGGCTCGGCGGGCTGCTGGCAGCCGATCACCCGTGATTTGTGGCCGGCGCCTTATCTGGTGATGGACACCGGCAACAGCATCGCGCCGTACAACCACTTCGAGATCAGCCAGCCCCTCGCCACCGAATACGTGTGGGGCCGCCAGTACGGGGAGAACACGATCAACCCATGA
- a CDS encoding virulence factor Mce family protein has product MKIRGTIIRLAAIASVQLVFTAVIIVVFGQVRFDKTNSYSAEFSNASGLRAGQFVRASGVEVGKVKSVDLVDGDKRIRVEFTVDRSIQLYQSTTAAIRYQDLIGNRYLELDRGTGENAERVLPPGGFIPLARTQPALDLDALIGGFKPLFRALNPEKVNSLASAIITVFQGEGGTINDILDQTAQLTEHLAQRDDAIGEVIKNLNTVLDTTVKHRKEFDAAVDDVEKLVTGLKNRADPLAAGTAHISNAAGTVADLLADNRNLLHDTVSRLEVVAQPLVDGRDRLDNMLTKLPDAFNRIGRASGIYGDFFNFYLCDASLTVNGLQPGGPVRTVRLWQQPTGRCTRQ; this is encoded by the coding sequence ATGAAAATCCGCGGAACCATTATTCGACTCGCCGCCATCGCGTCGGTGCAACTGGTGTTCACCGCCGTCATCATCGTTGTTTTCGGCCAGGTGCGATTCGACAAGACCAACAGCTATTCCGCAGAGTTCTCCAATGCCAGCGGGTTGCGCGCCGGCCAGTTCGTCCGCGCCTCGGGCGTCGAGGTGGGCAAGGTCAAAAGTGTCGACCTAGTCGACGGGGACAAGCGAATACGGGTCGAGTTCACCGTCGACCGCTCGATCCAGCTGTACCAGTCGACAACCGCGGCGATCCGCTATCAGGACCTGATCGGCAACCGCTATCTGGAACTCGACCGTGGCACGGGCGAAAACGCCGAACGGGTGCTTCCCCCAGGGGGATTCATCCCGCTGGCCCGCACCCAGCCGGCTCTGGACCTGGACGCGCTGATCGGGGGTTTCAAGCCATTGTTCCGCGCGCTCAATCCCGAGAAGGTCAACAGCCTCGCCTCGGCCATCATCACCGTGTTCCAGGGCGAGGGCGGCACCATCAACGACATTCTCGACCAAACCGCGCAGTTGACCGAACATCTGGCACAACGTGACGACGCGATCGGCGAGGTGATCAAGAACCTCAACACCGTGTTGGACACTACGGTCAAGCACCGCAAGGAATTCGACGCAGCCGTCGACGACGTCGAGAAACTAGTCACCGGGTTGAAAAACCGTGCCGATCCGCTGGCGGCCGGCACCGCGCATATCAGCAACGCCGCCGGTACGGTGGCCGACCTGCTGGCTGACAACCGAAACCTGCTGCACGACACCGTGAGTCGCTTGGAGGTCGTCGCGCAGCCGCTGGTGGACGGGCGTGACCGACTCGACAACATGCTGACCAAGCTGCCGGATGCGTTCAACCGCATCGGGCGCGCCAGCGGCATCTACGGCGACTTCTTCAACTTCTACCTGTGCGACGCGTCGCTCACCGTCAACGGGCTGCAACCCGGCGGACCGGTCCGCACGGTCAGGCTCTGGCAGCAGCCGACGGGCAGGTGCACCCGGCAATGA